The Deltaproteobacteria bacterium nucleotide sequence AAGTTCTGGCATAATTTCTGTGGCGAACCGCGACATGGCCTTCAAAACTTTCTCGTGTGGCACTAACCCACCAGGGTTGAACCAGCAAATCAGTTCTTTCATGCCTAACTTACTGTGTAGTTCTTTGACTTTGGCAATACATTCCTGTGGTGCCCCAAAGATAGCGATACTCTCGTTGATCTTTTCAAAGGTGATCGAATCGACCATTTTTTGCACTTCGTTGAGATAGCGATACGTCTCGTCAGTTGCTTTTGATCCTTCTGATTTGGCGCCTGCTCGGACCATGCCGGAAACGGTGGAGAAGTAATTCTTTAAGCTAGGTTCAATATCCTGTCGTACTTGCGCAAGGCTGTCACCAGGATGAAAGAAAAACATCGTCGAAACATCGGGACTGCTCCCTCCGCCATTCCCCGTACCTTCAGCCCAAGCCTGACGGTAGGTTGCGACCTGGTCAAACATCCGCGGTAGAGGATTTGTGACTGAGGCAACAAACACGGGGTAATGGTGCTTGCCAGCAAATACTGCCGTATCTGGACTATTAGCGGCGACACGTAGCGGAGGATGCGGCTTTTGTAATGGCTTAGGGACCACACTGGTCTCAGGAATGGTGAAATACTTCCCCTGGTGAGAAAATGACTCTGTGAGCCAGGACTTTTTGATCACTTCAATTGCTTCTTCAAAACGCTCACGACTCTCGTCACGCGAAACGTTATATCCGGCAAAATGTAAAGGAATCGCTCCACGACCAACGCCGAATTCTAATCGTCCGTTGGTGAGAATATCAACGGTCGCGCCTTCTTCAGCACTGCGTAATGGATGGTTGAGCGGAAGCAGGTTCACGGCGATTCCGAGGCGGATACGTTTGGTGCGCTGAGCAATTGCCGTTGCGACATACAGCGGCGAGGACATGATGGAAAAAGCTTTGTAAAAATGCAACTCAGCGAGCCACGCACAGTCGAATCCAAGCGCGTCACCATGAGCGACTTGCTCCATAGTTTCTTGATAGCGAACAGTTTCCGACTGAGCGTCGGCACACGGCAGTTGATAAAAAAGACCGAATTTCACAATAGCCCTCCTTGGTCGGTTCTGCGATTGCTAATCATCATCAGCGTACTCAGTAACCGCAGCCCTTCTTCAACACCGAGAGCGGTGCTCTGTCAAGGCTCATCTGCTTGTGCCGTCGCTTAGTCTTG carries:
- a CDS encoding LLM class flavin-dependent oxidoreductase; translation: MKFGLFYQLPCADAQSETVRYQETMEQVAHGDALGFDCAWLAELHFYKAFSIMSSPLYVATAIAQRTKRIRLGIAVNLLPLNHPLRSAEEGATVDILTNGRLEFGVGRGAIPLHFAGYNVSRDESRERFEEAIEVIKKSWLTESFSHQGKYFTIPETSVVPKPLQKPHPPLRVAANSPDTAVFAGKHHYPVFVASVTNPLPRMFDQVATYRQAWAEGTGNGGGSSPDVSTMFFFHPGDSLAQVRQDIEPSLKNYFSTVSGMVRAGAKSEGSKATDETYRYLNEVQKMVDSITFEKINESIAIFGAPQECIAKVKELHSKLGMKELICWFNPGGLVPHEKVLKAMSRFATEIMPELRQL